One segment of Aquimarina sp. BL5 DNA contains the following:
- a CDS encoding 16S rRNA (uracil(1498)-N(3))-methyltransferase, with the protein MQLFYSKDITETIDEFEFSREESKHISKVLRKKEGDTLQITNGSGLLCKGVITFSSPNKCIIQLEHKELKTPKNYRLHLAVAPTKMNDRYEWFLEKATEIGIDEITPIICDHSERKVVKLERFERILQSAMKQSLQNYLPKLNPAISFSDFIQKENKDQLLMAHCEETKKQSLKDILILKNSTTILIGPEGDFSTKEIEKAIKTGYKPVTLGETRLRTETAAIVAVHSIAFLNS; encoded by the coding sequence ATGCAATTATTCTATAGCAAAGATATTACAGAAACTATTGATGAATTCGAGTTCTCTAGAGAAGAAAGTAAACATATTTCTAAAGTATTACGAAAAAAGGAAGGTGACACTCTGCAGATCACAAATGGATCAGGGTTACTTTGCAAAGGAGTAATAACTTTTTCTAGCCCTAATAAATGTATTATACAACTAGAACATAAAGAACTCAAAACTCCTAAAAACTATCGATTACATCTTGCAGTTGCACCAACTAAAATGAACGATCGATATGAATGGTTTTTGGAAAAAGCCACCGAAATTGGAATTGATGAAATCACACCAATCATTTGTGATCATAGTGAGAGAAAAGTTGTAAAACTAGAACGTTTTGAACGTATTTTACAAAGTGCAATGAAACAGTCTTTACAAAATTATTTACCAAAATTGAATCCTGCCATTTCATTTTCGGATTTTATTCAAAAAGAAAACAAGGATCAATTGCTTATGGCACATTGTGAGGAAACAAAAAAGCAATCATTAAAAGATATATTGATCCTAAAAAACAGTACTACCATATTAATTGGTCCTGAAGGTGATTTTTCTACTAAAGAGATTGAAAAGGCAATAAAAACTGGTTATAAACCAGTTACTTTAGGAGAAACTAGACTGAGAACAGAAACTGCTGCTATTGTTGCTGTTCATAGTATTGCTTTTCTGAACTCGTAA